A genomic window from Treponema maltophilum ATCC 51939 includes:
- the radA gene encoding DNA repair protein RadA → MVKRKAASTFFKCTSCGYAQPRWMGRCPDCGEWNTLAECTSDDAQSSASRSIGGRERVKPLPLSAIDPVLGARLSTGMEEFDRVLGGGAVKRSAVLIGGEPGIGKSTLLIQTAASVCKEGSAGRVLYVSGEEAASQIRLRSDRLGLKNGGIEILCTNRLEDIENALNALNPVCVIVDSIQTVFSPEAGAVPGTINQLKYCAAELTLWVKERDAVLFMSAHVTKDGSIAGPKALEHLVDTVISFEQNDDRVRFLRSLKNRFGSVDELGIFSMTEKGLCPVEDPSTMFIVRRTGSIPAGTAVVPVFEGSRVFMVELQALTVPAKAALTRVYSDKIDGARVSRVAAVLEKRVGLCFSDQDIYINVAGGVRLTESAIDAALAAALYSARTDIPPPEKTAVTGELSLAGEIRPVNRLKQRAKAAQALGFTRCLGPEKEDGIAYVGDIQALVKNLFG, encoded by the coding sequence ATGGTAAAAAGAAAAGCTGCTTCGACATTTTTTAAATGTACTTCGTGCGGGTACGCTCAGCCGCGATGGATGGGGCGCTGTCCCGACTGCGGCGAGTGGAACACGCTTGCCGAATGTACGTCGGACGATGCGCAGTCTTCGGCAAGCCGAAGCATCGGGGGGCGCGAGCGGGTAAAGCCGCTGCCCCTGAGCGCAATAGATCCCGTTTTGGGTGCGCGTCTTTCCACCGGTATGGAAGAATTCGACCGCGTGTTGGGCGGCGGCGCGGTAAAGCGTTCCGCCGTTCTTATCGGGGGCGAGCCGGGCATCGGAAAATCCACCTTACTTATTCAGACGGCCGCTTCCGTGTGCAAAGAAGGGAGCGCGGGGCGCGTTTTGTATGTTTCCGGCGAAGAGGCCGCCTCGCAAATACGGCTTCGTTCCGACAGGCTCGGCTTAAAAAACGGCGGCATCGAAATCCTGTGTACGAACCGTTTGGAAGATATCGAAAACGCATTGAACGCGCTCAATCCCGTGTGTGTCATCGTCGATTCCATACAAACCGTTTTTTCTCCCGAAGCGGGTGCCGTTCCGGGTACGATCAATCAATTAAAATACTGTGCCGCCGAATTGACTTTGTGGGTAAAAGAGCGCGACGCCGTGCTCTTTATGAGCGCGCACGTTACAAAAGACGGTTCGATTGCCGGCCCCAAAGCGCTCGAACACTTGGTGGATACGGTTATTTCGTTTGAGCAAAACGACGACCGCGTCCGTTTTTTGCGATCGCTTAAAAACAGGTTCGGCTCTGTGGATGAATTGGGAATTTTTTCAATGACCGAAAAGGGGCTGTGCCCGGTAGAGGATCCTTCAACGATGTTTATCGTGCGCAGAACGGGATCCATTCCGGCGGGAACGGCCGTTGTTCCCGTTTTTGAGGGCAGCCGCGTTTTTATGGTTGAACTTCAAGCGCTTACCGTTCCCGCAAAAGCCGCTTTAACGCGCGTCTATTCGGATAAAATCGACGGCGCGCGCGTAAGCCGCGTCGCCGCGGTTTTGGAAAAACGTGTAGGATTGTGCTTCAGTGATCAGGATATTTATATAAACGTTGCAGGCGGCGTACGCTTGACCGAAAGCGCCATAGATGCGGCTTTGGCGGCGGCACTGTATTCCGCACGCACGGACATTCCCCCCCCGGAAAAGACGGCGGTAACGGGCGAATTGAGCCTTGCGGGCGAGATTCGCCCCGTAAACCGCTTAAAGCAGCGCGCCAAAGCCGCTCAAGCGCTCGGTTTTACGCGCTGTTTGGGTCCCGAAAAAGAAGACGGTATCGCGTACGTCGGCGACATTCAGGCGCTTGTAAAAAACCTGTTCGGCTGA
- a CDS encoding TraB/GumN family protein — protein MKQNIKTLHFKDREIILVGTAHISKESMEEVDKTVRDTLPDCVAVELDEQRYESIKSPEAWKNLDIVKVLKEKRGFIMLANLVLGSFQRRMGADVGVKPGDEMRSALTVSEELGIPVAMVDRPIQTTLRRAWAKNSLWGKLKLLSALFAAAFEKEEISAEQIESLKSSNEMDSMMDELAGYLPTVKEVLIDERDRYLASHIWNCKGKKVLAVLGAGHLPGVEKFLNGIASGEKNCDTADIEEVPAAGVGAKIAGWIFPALLIALIAAGFFTGGAKTSFDMLISWVLWNGSLAALGTLLALGHPLAIITGFVGAPLGTLNPFLAVGLFTGLVQAWVRKPKVEDMEHLVDDASSLKGLYKNRIGRVLLVFFLSSLGGSIGNFIAVPALIGSLLH, from the coding sequence ATGAAACAAAATATAAAAACGCTGCACTTTAAAGACCGCGAAATTATTTTAGTCGGGACGGCTCATATTTCCAAAGAAAGCATGGAAGAAGTCGATAAAACCGTTCGGGACACGCTGCCCGACTGCGTCGCCGTCGAATTGGACGAACAGCGCTACGAATCGATAAAATCGCCGGAAGCGTGGAAAAACCTCGACATCGTAAAAGTCCTAAAAGAAAAACGTGGCTTTATTATGCTGGCCAATTTGGTGCTCGGCTCGTTCCAGCGGAGAATGGGAGCCGATGTCGGCGTAAAGCCCGGCGACGAAATGCGCTCGGCGCTGACCGTTTCCGAAGAGCTGGGCATTCCGGTCGCGATGGTGGATCGTCCCATTCAAACGACGCTCAGGCGCGCATGGGCGAAAAATTCGCTGTGGGGCAAATTAAAGCTTTTATCGGCCCTGTTTGCCGCCGCCTTCGAAAAAGAAGAGATTTCGGCCGAACAAATAGAAAGTCTTAAAAGCTCAAACGAAATGGATTCCATGATGGACGAATTGGCCGGCTATTTGCCGACGGTAAAAGAAGTCCTTATCGACGAACGCGACCGATACCTTGCCTCGCACATATGGAACTGCAAGGGAAAAAAAGTTTTGGCGGTTTTGGGTGCAGGGCACCTTCCCGGCGTCGAAAAATTCCTTAACGGCATAGCGTCCGGAGAAAAAAATTGCGACACCGCCGACATAGAAGAGGTTCCCGCCGCGGGAGTCGGTGCAAAGATTGCAGGCTGGATTTTCCCCGCCCTTTTGATCGCGTTGATTGCCGCCGGCTTTTTTACCGGCGGCGCGAAAACCTCCTTCGACATGCTTATTTCCTGGGTTTTGTGGAACGGCTCTCTTGCCGCGCTCGGTACGCTTTTGGCGCTGGGGCACCCGCTCGCGATTATCACCGGTTTTGTCGGTGCGCCGTTGGGCACGCTGAACCCCTTTCTCGCGGTGGGCTTGTTCACCGGCCTTGTGCAGGCATGGGTGCGCAAGCCGAAAGTCGAAGATATGGAACACCTTGTCGACGACGCTTCTTCGCTGAAAGGGCTGTACAAAAACCGCATCGGGCGCGTACTGTTGGTGTTCTTTTTGTCGAGTTTGGGCGGATCGATAGGCAATTTTATCGCCGTCCCCGCTCTTATCGGTTCTTTGCTGCACTGA
- a CDS encoding tetratricopeptide repeat protein: MIKHFQKTSKPQSPNRLPHRSVLCCLFCSLTVFIILSCKTVPPDENAPAPSPQTEQIQKERPTVPSQQKPVKSSSFSPESFTEKLQSLLQKGDTKKALAAFDSIPAAYKDDPGLNYLHASLLLSAGDLALAREKTDRLLQKDPGNEDARLLSAMIAKASGDTKKSTDTIKSILQTNPKNADANAALAESFMLARNFKQANLYFKKGVEADPKHEASLLGFAQTSWYLGQTDKAKETLLKLTEINPKNAMAWSYLAKLADESRSYSQALEYIQKALEYDKDYYYHWLDAGSYYLGLNKYKEAEDAWTRAIKIEPDYFLAYAYRASLRDEQKKYADALKDYRDVIRCNPKYYYAYESVAMLAWRDGNWQESLDYFLKAYERNPQNVSYQLMISACYQKMSNTAANKEFLSKAMRGQDKQSLDYLMLRLYYDGLADSAVLNKVVNNNSRTTKGKMLFYMALFYELKGNKTLANKLYLEVADMDSPLFFEYKLTQWAVEKMKPEDKQVAQ; this comes from the coding sequence ATGATAAAACACTTTCAAAAAACGTCAAAACCGCAGTCGCCGAACAGACTGCCGCACCGCAGTGTGCTTTGCTGCCTGTTCTGCAGCCTCACGGTCTTCATCATTTTGTCTTGTAAAACCGTACCGCCCGACGAAAACGCACCGGCTCCTTCGCCGCAGACGGAACAAATACAAAAAGAACGGCCGACTGTGCCTTCTCAGCAAAAGCCGGTAAAATCTTCCTCTTTTTCGCCCGAAAGTTTTACCGAAAAACTGCAAAGCCTGCTGCAAAAAGGCGACACGAAAAAAGCCCTCGCCGCATTCGACTCGATTCCGGCCGCATACAAAGACGATCCGGGCTTAAACTACCTTCACGCTTCGCTGTTGCTTTCCGCAGGCGACCTCGCGCTCGCACGCGAAAAAACCGACCGTTTGCTGCAAAAAGATCCCGGTAACGAAGACGCGCGGCTTTTAAGCGCGATGATCGCAAAGGCGTCCGGCGACACAAAAAAAAGCACGGACACGATAAAATCGATTCTCCAAACAAATCCCAAAAACGCCGACGCAAACGCCGCCCTTGCCGAAAGCTTTATGCTTGCGCGCAATTTTAAGCAGGCGAATCTGTATTTTAAAAAAGGTGTGGAAGCCGACCCGAAACACGAGGCGAGCCTGCTCGGTTTTGCGCAAACAAGCTGGTACTTGGGGCAAACCGATAAGGCAAAAGAAACCTTATTAAAACTTACCGAAATAAATCCGAAAAACGCAATGGCGTGGTCGTACCTCGCCAAGCTCGCCGACGAAAGCAGAAGCTATTCGCAAGCGCTTGAATACATACAAAAAGCGCTCGAATACGATAAAGATTATTATTACCATTGGCTCGACGCCGGCTCTTATTATTTGGGCTTAAATAAATATAAAGAAGCCGAAGACGCGTGGACGCGGGCGATTAAAATCGAACCGGATTATTTTTTAGCCTACGCATACCGGGCTTCTTTGCGCGACGAGCAAAAAAAATATGCCGATGCACTTAAAGATTACCGCGACGTTATCCGCTGCAATCCCAAATATTATTATGCGTACGAGTCGGTCGCCATGCTTGCCTGGCGCGACGGTAATTGGCAAGAATCGCTCGACTATTTTTTAAAAGCGTACGAAAGAAACCCTCAAAACGTATCATACCAACTGATGATTTCCGCCTGCTACCAAAAAATGAGCAATACGGCGGCAAATAAGGAATTTTTATCGAAGGCGATGAGAGGGCAGGACAAACAAAGCCTTGACTATCTTATGCTCAGATTGTACTACGACGGCTTGGCCGATTCGGCCGTATTGAATAAGGTCGTCAACAATAACAGCAGAACGACAAAGGGCAAAATGCTTTTTTACATGGCGCTTTTTTACGAATTGAAGGGCAATAAGACGCTTGCGAACAAATTATATCTTGAAGTTGCCGACATGGACTCGCCGCTGTTTTTTGAATACAAATTGACGCAGTGGGCCGTCGAAAAAATGAAACCCGAAGACAAGCAGGTCGCACAATGA
- a CDS encoding MGH1-like glycoside hydrolase domain-containing protein: MNKRDFPKIHFYDQDFVDIYDKTWSWVQDFWKDPHTGAQSDDGYFVYREENQSSVIDQLESIFSSFFLVYSNRNFPAHQNLDYLYERREDSGAIRWKYNAADDSPVVTKENPEGIGLPLFAWAEYNLYHKSANKRRIKEVMPVLQKYMTWIENNFKRENGLYAVPAQAGTMFNSPRDKVAYPVDFNSAMAVGALYMAALGDILNEKDLNFQYKRLYFSLKTRINSLMWNADAGFYQDLNEKGEKLQHKTIAGFWPLLAEIPNEDKAEQLISHLTNPKTFGTEHPFPTLSADEKKFSQNGEGYRGSVFPAFNFMVIKGLEKYQRYDLAREASIRHLYYILDGMFPHGNEKGDLWEAYLPGKEGIAKLSGNPSFPRKRDVPFAGLSTIALMIENVIGLSISLPRKTVDWIIPNLEIMGIENLSLKRNMITILSNKSLRGWEIQMESEKLYYFTINILGQKKKTLPIPSGKCSMLIDKL; this comes from the coding sequence GTGAATAAACGCGATTTTCCCAAGATCCATTTTTACGATCAGGATTTTGTAGACATATACGATAAAACATGGTCATGGGTTCAGGATTTTTGGAAAGATCCGCACACGGGAGCGCAATCCGACGACGGATATTTTGTATATCGGGAAGAAAATCAAAGCTCGGTTATAGATCAGCTCGAATCGATTTTTTCTTCTTTCTTTTTGGTGTATTCGAACCGCAATTTTCCGGCCCATCAAAACCTCGATTACCTGTATGAGCGCCGGGAAGACAGCGGCGCCATACGTTGGAAATACAATGCGGCGGACGATTCTCCCGTCGTAACAAAAGAAAATCCCGAAGGGATCGGCTTGCCCCTGTTTGCGTGGGCGGAATACAATCTGTACCATAAATCGGCAAATAAAAGGCGCATAAAAGAAGTAATGCCCGTTTTGCAAAAATACATGACGTGGATCGAAAACAATTTTAAAAGGGAAAACGGGCTCTATGCCGTTCCGGCACAAGCCGGCACCATGTTCAATTCTCCGCGGGATAAGGTTGCCTATCCGGTCGATTTTAACAGTGCAATGGCTGTCGGCGCCTTGTACATGGCGGCCTTGGGCGACATTTTGAATGAAAAAGATTTGAATTTTCAATACAAGCGGCTGTACTTTTCGCTTAAAACCCGCATCAATTCGCTTATGTGGAACGCGGATGCGGGCTTTTATCAGGATTTAAACGAAAAGGGTGAAAAACTTCAGCACAAAACGATCGCGGGCTTTTGGCCGCTTTTGGCCGAAATTCCCAATGAAGATAAGGCCGAACAGCTTATTTCGCACTTAACGAATCCGAAAACCTTCGGCACTGAGCATCCGTTTCCGACGCTTTCGGCGGACGAAAAAAAATTCAGCCAAAACGGAGAAGGCTACCGCGGCAGCGTATTCCCGGCCTTTAATTTTATGGTTATAAAAGGCTTGGAAAAATATCAGCGTTACGATTTGGCGCGCGAAGCGTCGATTCGGCACCTGTATTATATTTTGGACGGCATGTTCCCGCACGGCAACGAAAAAGGCGACTTGTGGGAAGCGTATTTGCCCGGCAAAGAAGGAATCGCAAAATTGAGCGGGAACCCCTCTTTTCCGCGCAAACGGGATGTACCCTTTGCCGGATTGTCGACAATCGCTTTAATGATCGAAAACGTTATCGGTTTATCGATAAGTTTGCCGCGAAAGACCGTCGATTGGATAATTCCGAATTTGGAAATTATGGGCATTGAAAACCTGTCGCTCAAACGCAATATGATTACGATTTTATCGAATAAAAGTCTGCGCGGCTGGGAAATCCAAATGGAAAGCGAAAAGCTCTATTATTTTACGATAAACATTCTCGGGCAAAAGAAAAAAACGCTTCCGATTCCTTCGGGAAAATGCTCGATGCTCATAGACAAACTGTAA
- the ppk1 gene encoding polyphosphate kinase 1 — MKTKTSREKQKTVFFNRELSWIEFNARVLAEAKRAENPLLERLKFLAIVSSNFDEFFMVRVAELKRRLNANPQQRDDSLLSPGECLDAVSRRVHELFTIQHNTLHEELLPLLAQKGLVYVKSKDFTADEKRFAERFFCERVLPRLAPSECSENGKLPRVENMRLYAAFFLDRLADNGLARALSEEKRIALVPLPAKTERIVPLPAHTECAAPLATENKAESCAKNPVKICAGTSRYRFTLLDDIILAFGERLFGGRPIRQSLIFKTVGDAGPPVQEEREELFIRALKKNLAKRRFSSPVRLICTTGSPALTHILAEKMKLQERDVYVSPSIIGVASLNKLADAKGFAHLRYPAREPLYPACLDPDEPLWDVLKRQDILLHLPYESYDPVLRFINDAADDPAVSDIKMTLYRTSGDSAVIKALERASRSGKRVTVFVEVKARFDERRNIRWVRRLQRSGAHVKYKIGDLKVHAKMLLVVRREGRKVVRYVHTATGNYNEKTARQYSDLSLFTSDPATANDAETFFNMISGRSEIRALKNLYLSPVNLKSQLLYLIRRECRFSSAEKPGLIVAKMNGLGDPDIIKALYEASGAHVRIMLNVRSVCMLVPGVKNLSEHIEVVSIVDRFLEHSRIFYFQNGGAEDLYLSSADWMSRNLDRRVELMVPVTRETQFRDIKDTLELYFADNTRSHTLNADGTWTMKNPRAGEKAVRAQESLYEKYGRAAPRT, encoded by the coding sequence TTGAAAACAAAAACGTCGCGCGAAAAACAAAAAACCGTTTTTTTTAACAGAGAATTGTCGTGGATAGAATTCAACGCACGAGTTCTTGCCGAAGCGAAGCGTGCGGAAAATCCGCTTTTGGAGCGTTTGAAATTCCTTGCCATCGTATCGTCGAATTTTGACGAATTTTTTATGGTGCGCGTTGCGGAATTAAAGCGCCGCTTAAACGCAAACCCGCAGCAACGGGACGATTCGCTGTTGAGTCCGGGCGAATGTCTTGATGCCGTATCCCGCCGTGTACATGAACTTTTTACGATTCAGCATAACACGCTGCACGAAGAACTTTTGCCCCTTCTTGCGCAAAAAGGCTTGGTGTATGTAAAGTCGAAAGATTTTACCGCAGACGAAAAGCGTTTTGCCGAACGTTTTTTTTGCGAACGGGTTCTTCCGCGTCTTGCCCCGTCGGAATGTTCCGAAAACGGTAAACTTCCGCGCGTCGAAAACATGCGCTTATACGCCGCTTTTTTCCTCGACCGTCTTGCCGACAACGGGCTTGCCAGAGCACTGTCTGAAGAAAAACGTATTGCTTTGGTTCCGCTTCCTGCGAAAACGGAGCGCATCGTTCCGCTGCCGGCACACACCGAATGCGCTGCGCCGCTCGCGACGGAAAACAAAGCAGAAAGTTGCGCAAAAAATCCCGTAAAAATTTGCGCGGGGACAAGTCGGTATCGTTTTACCCTCCTCGACGATATTATTTTAGCCTTCGGCGAGCGGCTGTTCGGCGGCCGTCCGATTCGGCAAAGCCTTATTTTTAAGACAGTCGGCGATGCGGGCCCTCCCGTACAGGAAGAACGCGAAGAACTTTTTATACGCGCTTTGAAAAAAAATCTTGCCAAGCGCCGCTTTTCTTCTCCCGTGCGCCTTATCTGCACGACCGGAAGTCCCGCCCTTACGCACATTCTTGCCGAAAAAATGAAGCTGCAGGAGCGCGACGTATACGTTTCACCTTCGATTATCGGCGTCGCGTCGCTGAACAAACTTGCCGACGCGAAAGGTTTTGCTCACCTGCGGTACCCTGCGCGGGAGCCGCTGTATCCTGCCTGCCTCGATCCCGATGAACCCTTGTGGGACGTTTTAAAACGGCAGGACATTTTGCTGCACCTTCCGTACGAATCATACGATCCCGTTCTGCGTTTTATAAACGATGCGGCCGACGATCCTGCCGTGTCGGATATAAAAATGACGCTGTACCGCACGAGCGGCGATTCGGCTGTTATAAAGGCGCTTGAGCGCGCTTCGCGCAGCGGCAAGCGGGTAACGGTTTTTGTTGAAGTTAAAGCCCGTTTTGATGAGCGGCGGAATATCCGCTGGGTGCGCCGTTTGCAGCGCAGCGGAGCGCACGTAAAATATAAAATCGGCGATTTAAAAGTTCACGCAAAAATGCTGCTCGTTGTCCGACGCGAAGGGCGGAAAGTTGTCCGTTACGTTCACACGGCGACGGGAAATTACAACGAAAAAACGGCGCGCCAATATTCCGATTTGTCGCTATTTACGTCGGATCCCGCAACGGCAAACGACGCCGAAACTTTTTTTAACATGATTTCGGGACGTTCCGAAATTCGGGCTTTGAAAAACCTGTACCTATCGCCCGTCAATTTAAAATCACAGCTTTTATATTTGATACGGCGCGAATGCCGTTTTTCGTCGGCCGAAAAGCCGGGGCTTATTGTTGCAAAAATGAACGGGCTCGGCGATCCGGATATTATCAAAGCCTTGTACGAAGCAAGCGGCGCTCATGTGCGCATTATGCTGAACGTCCGCAGCGTTTGCATGCTTGTTCCGGGGGTAAAAAATCTCAGCGAACATATTGAAGTCGTCAGCATAGTCGACCGCTTTTTGGAACATTCGCGTATTTTTTATTTTCAAAACGGCGGCGCCGAAGACCTCTACCTTTCGAGCGCCGATTGGATGAGCCGGAACCTCGACAGGCGCGTGGAACTTATGGTTCCCGTTACCCGCGAAACGCAGTTCCGGGATATAAAAGATACGCTGGAACTGTATTTTGCCGACAACACTCGTTCGCATACGCTCAACGCCGACGGTACGTGGACAATGAAAAACCCGCGAGCGGGAGAAAAAGCCGTACGTGCACAGGAAAGCCTGTATGAAAAATACGGAAGGGCGGCTCCCCGCACCTAA
- a CDS encoding ABC transporter substrate-binding protein — translation MGEKRTPNLKPRAVLSCSAFFYAALMRTALLCALLPYAVLFCISLTGCSEKRENIKIVYWSMWREGEPQAQVIAEAAAAFTRENYIDVDIVFKGRDIRTSLISALDAGEKIDLFDEDIERVAVFWGEYLLPLDEYAEKAYPGTEGKPYYSVLNKTLYALAKELGGGSVKNIPYQPSASVVMYNKDLFAKAGIQRTPKTWSEFLRACEKLKAIGVPAITVDDAYMANLFGYNMDRLVGAQAAADMVRRKNFTGTQVLEFGKIWENMAKKGYISPKAASNVWPAGQTEEMARGKAAMYLNGTWLPNEIKELAPDLNWGAFAWPAMSPKGDGTEANHYGSQSFAVNKNSRHPEAAFRFIVWLTTGEWDELLAERTIGIPAGNNTPWPVQLADARAIVDNTTKRLPWAVGMERNREINLKIQENFKKLIRGDLDAAGFTNAMRIERRHGGNQEF, via the coding sequence ATGGGAGAAAAACGCACGCCGAATCTTAAACCTCGTGCCGTACTCTCTTGTTCGGCATTCTTTTATGCCGCGCTTATGCGTACTGCGCTCTTGTGCGCCCTGTTGCCCTACGCGGTGCTTTTTTGCATCTCTTTAACCGGCTGCAGCGAAAAACGTGAAAACATAAAAATCGTTTATTGGTCGATGTGGCGCGAAGGCGAACCGCAAGCTCAGGTTATCGCTGAGGCGGCAGCCGCTTTTACGCGCGAAAATTATATCGATGTCGATATTGTCTTTAAAGGCCGCGATATCCGCACTTCGCTGATTTCCGCCCTCGATGCCGGAGAAAAAATCGACTTATTCGACGAGGACATCGAGCGGGTTGCCGTTTTTTGGGGCGAATACCTTTTGCCGCTCGACGAATATGCGGAAAAAGCCTATCCGGGCACCGAGGGAAAGCCGTATTATTCCGTTTTAAATAAAACACTGTACGCACTCGCAAAAGAACTCGGAGGCGGAAGCGTCAAAAACATTCCGTACCAACCGTCCGCATCCGTGGTTATGTACAATAAGGATTTGTTTGCAAAAGCCGGCATTCAAAGAACGCCTAAAACATGGAGCGAATTCCTTCGCGCCTGCGAAAAACTGAAAGCAATCGGCGTTCCCGCAATTACGGTTGACGACGCCTATATGGCAAACCTGTTCGGGTACAACATGGATCGCTTGGTCGGTGCTCAGGCGGCCGCCGACATGGTGCGGCGGAAAAACTTTACGGGAACTCAAGTGCTCGAATTCGGTAAAATTTGGGAAAACATGGCAAAAAAAGGCTACATAAGCCCGAAGGCCGCATCCAACGTATGGCCCGCCGGACAAACCGAAGAAATGGCCCGCGGAAAAGCCGCAATGTATTTAAACGGAACCTGGCTTCCGAACGAAATAAAAGAACTCGCGCCCGACTTGAATTGGGGAGCCTTTGCGTGGCCGGCAATGTCGCCGAAGGGCGACGGCACCGAAGCGAACCATTACGGCAGCCAAAGTTTTGCCGTCAATAAAAACAGCCGGCATCCCGAGGCCGCGTTCCGCTTTATCGTATGGCTTACAACGGGCGAATGGGACGAACTGCTCGCCGAGCGAACAATCGGTATTCCGGCCGGCAACAACACGCCCTGGCCCGTACAGCTTGCAGACGCACGGGCGATTGTCGATAACACGACGAAACGCTTGCCGTGGGCTGTCGGCATGGAACGCAATCGGGAAATCAATTTAAAAATACAAGAAAATTTTAAAAAGCTTATACGGGGCGATTTGGACGCGGCGGGCTTTACAAACGCGATGCGAATCGAACGCAGGCACGGCGGCAATCAGGAATTCTGA
- a CDS encoding phosphotransferase enzyme family protein, with product MNEESVKDVFSRFALYGDLESFKSFGKGHINNTFLSTWNQAGTKVRYTHQRINKNVFKEPEKVIENIRAVTHHIYEKARLQKDDPIGSSRRTLTLVPAKDGLFYYKDDEGEYWRTYLFIENASTFELMDNPVLAYKVGCAVGTFQKQLSDYAGPPLHETIPVFHNMKSRYVQLDTAASDNKAGRLDSVREEFDFLQKNRSRGMILTDGLESGKLKKGITHNDTKLNNVLFDDATGEAICLIDLDTVMPGTVLFDTGDLIRTASNTGAEDERDLSKVGFNTDLFRALIDGYTEKAADFLTDYEKSLIAESGRILTQIMAVRFLTDYLNGDVYYKIERPSHNLDRARTQIKLMQSMDGQWDRIQNIVHDLCRKNTAASAVSGTAKI from the coding sequence ATGAACGAGGAGTCGGTTAAGGATGTTTTCAGCCGGTTCGCTTTGTACGGCGATTTGGAATCTTTTAAATCGTTCGGTAAGGGCCACATAAACAATACGTTTCTTTCTACATGGAATCAGGCCGGTACAAAGGTGCGTTATACGCATCAACGCATCAATAAAAATGTATTTAAAGAGCCCGAAAAAGTTATAGAAAACATTCGCGCCGTTACGCATCATATTTACGAAAAGGCGCGGCTGCAAAAAGACGATCCGATCGGCTCAAGCAGGCGTACGCTTACCCTTGTACCGGCAAAGGACGGTTTGTTTTATTATAAGGATGACGAGGGCGAATATTGGCGCACGTATTTGTTTATTGAAAACGCATCGACCTTTGAACTTATGGACAACCCCGTTTTGGCGTATAAAGTAGGCTGCGCCGTCGGGACCTTTCAAAAGCAGCTTTCCGATTATGCGGGGCCGCCGCTTCACGAAACGATTCCGGTTTTTCACAATATGAAAAGCCGCTACGTTCAGCTCGATACCGCCGCTTCCGACAACAAGGCCGGAAGACTTGATTCGGTGCGGGAGGAATTCGACTTTTTGCAAAAAAACCGCAGCCGCGGCATGATTTTAACGGACGGCCTTGAAAGCGGAAAGTTGAAAAAAGGCATTACGCACAACGACACCAAATTGAACAACGTTTTGTTTGACGATGCGACCGGAGAAGCGATCTGTCTTATCGACCTCGATACGGTTATGCCGGGAACCGTGCTTTTCGATACGGGCGATCTTATCCGCACGGCGAGCAACACCGGAGCCGAAGACGAACGCGACCTTTCCAAAGTCGGCTTTAACACGGATTTATTCCGCGCGCTTATAGACGGCTACACGGAAAAAGCCGCCGATTTTTTAACCGACTACGAAAAAAGCCTTATCGCCGAATCCGGCAGGATTCTCACTCAAATAATGGCCGTGCGCTTTTTAACCGATTATTTAAACGGCGATGTGTATTACAAGATTGAACGACCGTCGCACAACCTTGACCGCGCGCGCACGCAAATTAAGCTTATGCAGTCCATGGACGGTCAATGGGATCGTATTCAAAATATCGTGCATGATTTGTGCCGCAAAAACACTGCCGCCTCCGCGGTTTCGGGAACGGCGAAAATCTGA